The following coding sequences are from one Mus pahari chromosome X, PAHARI_EIJ_v1.1, whole genome shotgun sequence window:
- the Ribc1 gene encoding RIB43A-like with coiled-coils protein 1 has protein sequence MYKLDLVPDPKEMAAIEARRNREKERQCRFFNVRNRVMGVDVEALNYQVEERKFRKAIERNKDMAYGTKHAQYGLVAQMLEKEEAERAYRLSKRVQDFREQRQQQFKNGHEFDFWDPDQFREYQVPYYENDAYFGPASMQYFLGEDPERASHLRMQQEQMRYNLGKQLQEQQAAREEEVRAALLSDQLRLAANTRAAELARLEESCRAAMRIAMANANKAQAAKQALQQRREQRQQQEANLTEIKKQVTSDLLTENPQVAQRSNAPHRVLPYCWKGMTAEQRAAIRKTQETQRQEKKEQRQAEKLVKAEWGSQNKRLAEAALELEEQERELCAEFRRGLGSFNKELAKDQQARQNYLNSVIYTNQPTAHYYLQFNTSSR, from the exons ATGTATAAATTAGACCTTGTACCAGATCCCAAGGAGATGGCAGCCATTGAGGCTAGAAGAAATCGTGAAAAGGAACGCCAATGCCGATTCTTCAATGTGCGGAACCGAGTCATGGGG GTAGATGTGGAAGCCCTCAACTACCAGGTGGAGGAACGAAAGTTTCGAAAGGCAATAGAGCGAAACAAAGATATGGCTTATG GTACCAAGCATGCACAGTATGGTCTAGTAGCACAGATGCtagagaaagaagaggcagaacgAGCATACCGGCTGTCCAAGAGAGTACAGGATTTTCGGGAGCAAAGGCAGCAGCAATTCAAGAATGGGCATGAATTTGATTTCTGGGATCCAGACCAATTCCGGGAGTATCAGGTCCCTTATTATGAAAATGATGCATACTTTGGCCCAGCCAGCATGCAGTACTTCCTTGGAGAGGACCCAGAGAGGGCCTCACACCTGAGAATGCAGCAGGAACAGATGAGATACAACCTGGGAAAACAGCTACAGGAGCAACAGGCAGCCAGAGAAGAGGAGGTTCGAGCAG CTTTGCTCAGTGACCAACTGCGCCTAGCCGCGAACACGCGGGCTGCTGAACTGGCTAGGCTGGAGGAATCCTGTCGAGCAGCTATGAGGATTGCTATGGCCAATGCCAACAAAGCCCAG GCAGCCAAGCAAGCCCTGCAGCAGCGCCGTGAACAGCGGCAGCAACAGGAGGCCAACCTCACAGAGATCAAGAAACAAGTCACCAGTGACCTGCTGACTGAGAATCCTCAAGTTGCCCAAAGATCCAATGCTCCTCACCGGGTCCTGCCCTACTGTTGGAAGGGCATGACTGCAGAGCAGAGAGCTGCCATCAGAAAAACTCAAGAAACCCAACgacaagaaaaaaaggaacagcGCCAAGCTGAAAAGTTAGTGAAAGCTGAGTGGGGAAGCCAAAACAAACGGTTGGCTGAAGCAGCGCTGGAGCTGGAAGAACAGGAGAGGGAGCTGTGTGCAGAATTCCGAAGAGGACTGGGCTCCTTCAACAAGGAGCTAGCTAAGGATCAGCAAGCTCG GCAAAATTATCTGAATTCGGTCATCTACACCAATCAACCTACTGCGCATTATTACCTGCAGTTCAACACCAGCAGCCGCTGA
- the Hsd17b10 gene encoding 3-hydroxyacyl-CoA dehydrogenase type-2 gives MAAAVRSVKGLVAVVTGGASGLGLATAKRLVGQGATTVLLDVPNSEGEAQAKKLGESCIFAPANVTSEKEIQAALTLAKEKFGRIDVAVNCAGIAVAIKTYHQKKNKIHTLEDFQRVINVNLIGTFNVIRLVAGEMGQNEPDQGGQRGVIINTASVAAFEGQVGQAAYSASKGGIVGMTLPIARDLAPIGIRVVTIAPGLFATPLLTTLPEKVRNFLASQVPFPSRLGDPAEYAHLVQTVIENPFLNGEVIRLDGAIRMQP, from the exons ATGGCTGCAGCAGTTCGGAGCGTGAAG GGCCTGGTCGCAGTAGTAACTGGAGGAGCCTCGGGCCTTGGCCTAGCTACGGCCAAAAGGCTGGTGGGACAAGGGGCCACAACTGTACTTCTGGATGTACCTAACTCAGAAGGTGAAGCCCAAGCCAAGAAGTTAGGAGAAAGCTGCATATTTGCCCCAGCAAAT GTGACCTCTGAGAAGGAGATACAAGCAGCTTTGACTCTAGCAAAAGAAAAGTTTGGCCGTATAGATGTGGCTGTCAACTGTGCAGGTATTGCAGTGGCCATTAAGACATACCACCAAAAGAAGAACAAGATCCACACCTTGGAGGACTTCCAGCGGGTTATCAAT GTGAATCTTATAGGCACTTTCAATGTGATTCGCCTGGTTGCTGGGGAGATGGGCCAGAATGAACCGGACCAGGGAGGCCAACGTGGAGTTATCATTAACACTGCCAGTGTGGCTGCCTTTGAGGGCCAG GTTGGACAAGCTGCATACTCTGCATCCAAAGGGGGCATAGTGGGCATGACACTGCCCATTGCTCGAGATCTGGCTCCTATAGGCATCCGTGTGGTAACAATTGCTCCAG GTTTGTTTGCCACCCCACTGCTTACCACCCTTCCAGAGAAAGTGCGAaacttcctggccagccaggtaCCCTTCCCCAGTCGACTAGGTGATCCTGCTGAATATGCTCATCTGGTACAGACCGTAATCGAGAACCCGTTCTTGAATGGAGAGGTCATCCGGCTGGATGGGGCCATTCGAATGCAGCCTTAA